Proteins encoded in a region of the Aquila chrysaetos chrysaetos chromosome 25, bAquChr1.4, whole genome shotgun sequence genome:
- the DHRS7B gene encoding dehydrogenase/reductase SDR family member 7B isoform X2 — protein MVMAAARKTVQKGKLMDLTSTVIIPLLFGSLGIFALFRLLQWMRMRAYLQEAVVVITGATSGLGKECAKAFHAAGSKLVLCGRDSEKLKDLVQQLSTMTNHRKNTHKPHTVVFDLSDTKTVLNAAEEILKYLGHVDILINNAGISFRGTIVDTGLDVDKKVMETNYFGPIALTKALLPSMIKRRQGHIVAISSVQGKISIPFRSAYAASKHATQAFFDCLRAEVEQYDIDVTVISPGYIQTNLSLNAVTADGSRYGVMDKNTAEGQTAAEVAQVVLNAVGQKKKEVLVAGLTPSLAVYLRNIFPRLFFTLMATRAKKERKEKDS, from the exons ATGGTGATGGCGGCGGCCAG GAAGACtgttcagaaaggaaaactcaTGGATCTTACAAGCACAGTCATCATCCCGCTGCTTTTTGGCAGCTTGGGGATCTTCGCCCTTTTTCGGCTGCTGCAGTGGATGCGGATGCGAGCTTACCTCCAGGAAGCAGTGGTCGTGATCACAGGGGCTACCTCTGGCCTGGGAAAAG AATGTGCAAAAGCCTTCCATGCAGCTGGCTCCAAGCTGGTGCTCTGTGGCAGAGACAGCGAGAAACTCAAAGACCTGGTGCAGCAGCTTTCTACCATGACCAATCACCGAAAGAAC ACACACAAACCTCACACTGTGGTATTTGACCTCTCGGACACTAAAACTGTCCTAAATGCTGCTGAAGAGATCCTGAAGTACTTGGGTCACGTGGACATACTGATCAACAACGCAGGCATCAGTTTCCGAGGCACAATTGTGGACACAGGActggatgtagataagaaagTGatggaaacaaattattttggtcCTATAGCCCTCACCAAAG CACTTCTCCCCTCCATGATCAAGAGAAGACAAGGCCACATTGTGGCCATCAGCAGTGTTCAAGGCAAAATAAGCATTCCTTTCAGATCCGCAT atgcTGCCTCTAAGCATGCTACCCAGGCCTTCTTTGATTGTCTGCGAGCAGAGGTAGAGCAGTATGACATTGATGTGACGGTTATAAGCCCTGGATACAttcaaacaaacctttctctcAATGCTGTAACAGCAGATGGATCTCGCTATGGAG TTATGGACAAGAACACCGCCGAAGGACAGACAGCCGCAGAGGTCGCTCAGGTGGTTCTCAATGCAGTGGgacagaagaagaaggaagtgcTTGTAGCTGGGCTAACACCCTCCCTGGCTGTCTACCTGCGAAACATCTTCCCCAGGCTCTTCTTCACCTTAATGGCAACTAGagcaaaaaaggagagaaaagaaaaggactcTTAG
- the DHRS7B gene encoding dehydrogenase/reductase SDR family member 7B isoform X1, translating into MDLTSTVIIPLLFGSLGIFALFRLLQWMRMRAYLQEAVVVITGATSGLGKECAKAFHAAGSKLVLCGRDSEKLKDLVQQLSTMTNHRKNTHKPHTVVFDLSDTKTVLNAAEEILKYLGHVDILINNAGISFRGTIVDTGLDVDKKVMETNYFGPIALTKALLPSMIKRRQGHIVAISSVQGKISIPFRSAYAASKHATQAFFDCLRAEVEQYDIDVTVISPGYIQTNLSLNAVTADGSRYGVMDKNTAEGQTAAEVAQVVLNAVGQKKKEVLVAGLTPSLAVYLRNIFPRLFFTLMATRAKKERKEKDS; encoded by the exons aTGGATCTTACAAGCACAGTCATCATCCCGCTGCTTTTTGGCAGCTTGGGGATCTTCGCCCTTTTTCGGCTGCTGCAGTGGATGCGGATGCGAGCTTACCTCCAGGAAGCAGTGGTCGTGATCACAGGGGCTACCTCTGGCCTGGGAAAAG AATGTGCAAAAGCCTTCCATGCAGCTGGCTCCAAGCTGGTGCTCTGTGGCAGAGACAGCGAGAAACTCAAAGACCTGGTGCAGCAGCTTTCTACCATGACCAATCACCGAAAGAAC ACACACAAACCTCACACTGTGGTATTTGACCTCTCGGACACTAAAACTGTCCTAAATGCTGCTGAAGAGATCCTGAAGTACTTGGGTCACGTGGACATACTGATCAACAACGCAGGCATCAGTTTCCGAGGCACAATTGTGGACACAGGActggatgtagataagaaagTGatggaaacaaattattttggtcCTATAGCCCTCACCAAAG CACTTCTCCCCTCCATGATCAAGAGAAGACAAGGCCACATTGTGGCCATCAGCAGTGTTCAAGGCAAAATAAGCATTCCTTTCAGATCCGCAT atgcTGCCTCTAAGCATGCTACCCAGGCCTTCTTTGATTGTCTGCGAGCAGAGGTAGAGCAGTATGACATTGATGTGACGGTTATAAGCCCTGGATACAttcaaacaaacctttctctcAATGCTGTAACAGCAGATGGATCTCGCTATGGAG TTATGGACAAGAACACCGCCGAAGGACAGACAGCCGCAGAGGTCGCTCAGGTGGTTCTCAATGCAGTGGgacagaagaagaaggaagtgcTTGTAGCTGGGCTAACACCCTCCCTGGCTGTCTACCTGCGAAACATCTTCCCCAGGCTCTTCTTCACCTTAATGGCAACTAGagcaaaaaaggagagaaaagaaaaggactcTTAG